One window of Dermacentor albipictus isolate Rhodes 1998 colony chromosome 9, USDA_Dalb.pri_finalv2, whole genome shotgun sequence genomic DNA carries:
- the LOC135915005 gene encoding uncharacterized protein has protein sequence MGWSNLLVVFVHAASVLIALRGAAGKLCTPGFCSKVTCKPIKASECNGKVEANASDCGCCEFCVKQLDEGDVCFSFTKYGQRKWAVCKKGLMCSESTFRCVKNFTHRLFGDDDKPAAEMDTLIAFQ, from the exons ATGGGCTGGTCCAACCTGCTCGTCGTTTTTGTACACGCCGCAAGTGTGCTCATAGCGCTTCGTGGAGCGGCAGGGAAGCTGTGCACTCCGGGCTTCTGTTCGAAGGTGACGTGCAAGCCGATCAAGGCCAGCGAGTGCAACGGGAAGGTGGAGGCCAACGCCAGCGACTGCGGCTGCTGCGAATTCTGCGTCAAGCAGCTCG aTGAAGGTGACGTGTGCTTTTCTTTCACCAAATACGGTCAGCGAAAGTGGGCAGTGTGCAAGAAGGGCTTGATGTGCAGCGAAAGCACCTTCAGGTGCGTGAAGAACTTCACCCACCGTCTTTTCGGCGACGACGACAAGCCAGCCGCAGAAATGGATACGCTCATCGCATTCCAATAA